The following proteins are encoded in a genomic region of Drosophila willistoni isolate 14030-0811.24 chromosome 3R, UCI_dwil_1.1, whole genome shotgun sequence:
- the LOC6651515 gene encoding uncharacterized protein LOC6651515, with product MYNMRFLTRGIHRVLSQRPLLTARQELGNPQLLASRYEHSKDKLTNKAKDKANEIRKEINKQYQNKKDKKTNDEGKSNNSSGSGGHSDGPHMGYSPIAMKIVPAVYGSAVNYFERNINLGRHLSPCLSIYKRELTSVMSISLRMTGFFLALCVWAVGILGFFGTRSLGDWAAKLEECDCKRSIVNAAKFMLVFPFSYHLVAGARHLLWHFNIFLTKPQIYATGYVALALSVLLTAALLGLQWGDDAKKVVDMTETGYTANQEIILDDLDDSEDLEANDADATTNSPEKVNYRKLKEELKAIDLKLSSKDASTTPNDTKTDT from the exons ATGTACAACAT gCGCTTTTTGACACGCGGTATCCATCGGGTCCTAAGTCAAAGACCTTTGTTGACTGCCAGGCAAGAGCTGGGTAATCCTCAGCTTTTAGCCAGTCGTTATGAGCATTCAAAGGATAAATTAACCAATAAGGCGAAGGATAAAGCAAATGAGATAAggaaagaaataaataaacagtATCAGAATAAGAAAGACAAGAAGACTAACGATGAAGGTAAATCAAATAATTCTAGTGGTTCTGGCGGTCATTCAGATGGTCCCCATATGGGATACTCTCCTATCGCTATGAAAATCGTTCCAGCCGTATACGGATCTGCTGTCAACTATTTCGAAAGAAACATTAATCTGGGGCGCCATTTGTCGCCATGTCTCAGCATCTACAAGAGAGAATTGACCTCAGTTATGTCAATTTCATTACGTATGACAGGATTCTTTCTGGCGCTTTGTGTTTGGGCTGTGGGTATCCTGGGTTTCTTTGGCACTCGAAGTCTAGGCGATTGGGCCGCCAAGCTCGAGGAGTGCGATTGTAAGCGATCTATTGTTAATGCGGCTAAATTTATGttagtttttccattttcctaTCATTTGGTGGCTGGGGCACGTCACTTGCTTTggcattttaatatatttttgactAAACCCCAAATCTATGCCACGGGCTACGTAGCCCTGGCTTTGTCTGTGTTGCTCACAGCCGCTTTACTTGGACTGCAATGGGGTGACGATGCAAAGAAAGTTGTAGATATGACAGAAACCGGATATACAGCCAATCAAGAAATAATTCTTGATGATCTGGACGATTCAGAGGATCTGGAGGCAAACGATGCAGATGCAACAACAAATAGCCCCGAGAAGGTTAATTATAGAAAACTAAAGGAAGAATTAAAAGCCATTGATCTTAAATTAAGTTCTAAAGATGCATCCACCACTCCGAATGATACAAAAACTGAtacttaa